The following coding sequences are from one Onychomys torridus chromosome 16, mOncTor1.1, whole genome shotgun sequence window:
- the Eif4b gene encoding eukaryotic translation initiation factor 4B isoform X1: MAASAKKKNKKGKTISLTDFLAEDGGSGGGSTYVPKPVSWADETDDLEGDVSTTWHSNDDDVYRAPPIDRSILPTAPRAAREPNIDRSRLPKSPPYTAFLGNLPYDVTEDSIKEFFRGLNISAVRLPREPSNPDRLKGFGYAEFEDLDSLLSALSLNEESLGNRRIRVDVADQAQDKDRDDRSFGRDRNRDSDKTDTDWRARPATDSFDDYPPRRGDDSFGDKYRDRYDSDRYRDGYRDGYRDGPRRDMDRYGGRDRYDDRGSRDYDRGYDSRIGSGRRAFGSGYRRDDDYRGGGDRYEDRYDRRDDRSWSSRDDYSRDDYRRDDRGPPQRPKLNLKPRSTPKEDDSSASTSQSSRAASIFGGAKPVDTAAREREVEERLQKEQEKLQRQLDEPKLDRRPRERHPSWRSEETQERERSRTGSESSQTGASATSGRSKSDQDTRRRESEKSLENETLNKEDDCHSPPSKPPNPDQPLKVMPAPPPKENAWVKRSSNPPARSQSSDTEQQSPTSAGGKVTLTQPSEDGPSRKDENKIDGMSVPKGQTGSSSRGPGEGGNKDHWKELDRKDGKKDQDSRSAPEPKKSEENPASKFSSASKYAALSVDGEEENEGDDHTE; this comes from the exons caaaaaagaagaataagaagGGGAAGACCATCTCCCTAACAGACTTTCTAGCTGAGGACGGGGGTTCTGGTGGAGGAAGCACCTATGTCCCCAAACCAGTCAGCTGGGCTGATGAAACAGACGATCTGGAAGGAGATG TGTCAACAACCTGGCACAGTAACGATGACGATGTGTACAGGGCACCTCCAATTGACCGATCCATCCTCCCCACTGCTCCACGGGCTGCTCGGGAACCCAATATCGACCGGAGCCGTCTTCCCAAGTCGCCACCCTACACTGCTTTCCTAGGGAACCTGCCCTATGATGTGACAGAAGACTCCATTAAGGAATTCTTTAGAGGACTGAAT ATCAGCGCTGTGCGCTTACCACGTGAACCCAGCAACCCAGACAGGTTGAAAGGCTTTGGCTATGCGGAGTTTGAGGACCTGGATTCTCTGCTCAGTGCTCTGAGTCTCAATGAAGAG TCTCTAGGTAACAGGAGGATTCGAGTGGATGTTGCTGATCAAGCACAGGACAAAG ACCGGGATGATCGTTCTTTTGGTCGAGATAGAAATCGGGATTCTGACAAAACAGACACAGACTGGAGGGCCCGCCCCGCCACCGACAGCTTTGATGACTACCCGCCTAGAAGAGGTGACGATAGCTTTGGGGACA agtATCGAGATCGTTACGATTCAGACCGGTACCGGGACGGATACCGAGATGGGTACCGGGACGGCCCACGCCGAGATATGGACCGCTATGGGGGCCGGGATCGATATGATGACCGAGGCAGCAGAGACTATGACCGAG GCTATGACTCCAGGATAGGCAGTGGCAGAAGAGCATTTGGTAGTGGGTACCGTAGGGATGATGACTACAGAGGAGGTGGGGACCGCTATGAAGACCGGTATGACAGACGGGACGATCGATCCTGGAGCTCCAGGGATGATTACTCTCGGGACGACTATAGGCGTGATGACAGAG GTCCCCCTCAAAGACCCAAACTGAATCTAAAGCCTCGGAGTACTCCTAAGGAAGATGATTCCTCTGCTAGCACCTCCCAGTCCAGTCGAGCGGCTTCTATCTTTGGAGGGGCGAAACCTGTGGACACAGCTGCTAGAGAACGAGAAGTAGAGGAACGGCTACAGAAGGAACAGGAGAAGTTGCAGCGGCAGCTGGATGAGCCGAAACTAGACCGCCGGCCACGGGAGAG ACACCCAAGTTGGCGAAGTGAAGAAACTCAGGAAAGAGAACGGTCGAGGACAGGAAGTGAGTCATCGCAGACTGGGGCCTCGGCCACATCTGGCAGAAGTAAGTCAGACCAGG ataCACggaggagagagagtgagaagtCTCTAGAAAATGAAACCCTCAATAAAGAAGACGACTGCCACTCTCCGCCCTCCAAACCCCCTAACCCTGACCAGCCTCTGAAGGTGATGCCGGCCCCTCCACCAAAGGAGAATGCGTGGGTGAAGCGGAGCTCTAACCCTCCTGCTCGATCTCAGAGCTCAGACACAGAGCAGCAGTCCCCTACAAG TGCTGGAGGGAAGGTGACTCTGACTCAGCCCTCTGAGGACGGACCATCACGGAAAG atgaaaataaaatagatgggATGAGTGTCCCAAAGGGCCAAACTGGGAGCTCCAGTCgtggtcctggagaaggaggGAACAAAGACCACTGGAAGGAGTTGGATAG GAAAGATGGCAAAAAAGATCAAGACTCCAGATCTGCACCTGAGCCAAAGAAATCTGAGGAGAATCCAGCCTCT AAGTTCAGTTCTGCAAGCAAGTATGCTGCTCTCTCCGTGGATGgtgaagaagagaatgagggagacgACCACACTGAGTAG
- the Eif4b gene encoding eukaryotic translation initiation factor 4B isoform X2, with protein sequence MAASAKKKNKKGKTISLTDFLAEDGGSGGGSTYVPKPVSWADETDDLEGDVSTTWHSNDDDVYRAPPIDRSILPTAPRAAREPNIDRSRLPKSPPYTAFLGNLPYDVTEDSIKEFFRGLNISAVRLPREPSNPDRLKGFGYAEFEDLDSLLSALSLNEESLGNRRIRVDVADQAQDKDRDDRSFGRDRNRDSDKTDTDWRARPATDSFDDYPPRRGDDSFGDKYRDRYDSDRYRDGYRDGYRDGPRRDMDRYGGRDRYDDRGSRDYDRGYDSRIGSGRRAFGSGYRRDDDYRGGGDRYEDRYDRRDDRSWSSRDDYSRDDYRRDDRGPPQRPKLNLKPRSTPKEDDSSASTSQSSRAASIFGGAKPVDTAAREREVEERLQKEQEKLQRQLDEPKLDRRPRERHPSWRSEETQERERSRTGSESSQTGASATSGRNTRRRESEKSLENETLNKEDDCHSPPSKPPNPDQPLKVMPAPPPKENAWVKRSSNPPARSQSSDTEQQSPTSAGGKVTLTQPSEDGPSRKDENKIDGMSVPKGQTGSSSRGPGEGGNKDHWKELDRKDGKKDQDSRSAPEPKKSEENPASKFSSASKYAALSVDGEEENEGDDHTE encoded by the exons caaaaaagaagaataagaagGGGAAGACCATCTCCCTAACAGACTTTCTAGCTGAGGACGGGGGTTCTGGTGGAGGAAGCACCTATGTCCCCAAACCAGTCAGCTGGGCTGATGAAACAGACGATCTGGAAGGAGATG TGTCAACAACCTGGCACAGTAACGATGACGATGTGTACAGGGCACCTCCAATTGACCGATCCATCCTCCCCACTGCTCCACGGGCTGCTCGGGAACCCAATATCGACCGGAGCCGTCTTCCCAAGTCGCCACCCTACACTGCTTTCCTAGGGAACCTGCCCTATGATGTGACAGAAGACTCCATTAAGGAATTCTTTAGAGGACTGAAT ATCAGCGCTGTGCGCTTACCACGTGAACCCAGCAACCCAGACAGGTTGAAAGGCTTTGGCTATGCGGAGTTTGAGGACCTGGATTCTCTGCTCAGTGCTCTGAGTCTCAATGAAGAG TCTCTAGGTAACAGGAGGATTCGAGTGGATGTTGCTGATCAAGCACAGGACAAAG ACCGGGATGATCGTTCTTTTGGTCGAGATAGAAATCGGGATTCTGACAAAACAGACACAGACTGGAGGGCCCGCCCCGCCACCGACAGCTTTGATGACTACCCGCCTAGAAGAGGTGACGATAGCTTTGGGGACA agtATCGAGATCGTTACGATTCAGACCGGTACCGGGACGGATACCGAGATGGGTACCGGGACGGCCCACGCCGAGATATGGACCGCTATGGGGGCCGGGATCGATATGATGACCGAGGCAGCAGAGACTATGACCGAG GCTATGACTCCAGGATAGGCAGTGGCAGAAGAGCATTTGGTAGTGGGTACCGTAGGGATGATGACTACAGAGGAGGTGGGGACCGCTATGAAGACCGGTATGACAGACGGGACGATCGATCCTGGAGCTCCAGGGATGATTACTCTCGGGACGACTATAGGCGTGATGACAGAG GTCCCCCTCAAAGACCCAAACTGAATCTAAAGCCTCGGAGTACTCCTAAGGAAGATGATTCCTCTGCTAGCACCTCCCAGTCCAGTCGAGCGGCTTCTATCTTTGGAGGGGCGAAACCTGTGGACACAGCTGCTAGAGAACGAGAAGTAGAGGAACGGCTACAGAAGGAACAGGAGAAGTTGCAGCGGCAGCTGGATGAGCCGAAACTAGACCGCCGGCCACGGGAGAG ACACCCAAGTTGGCGAAGTGAAGAAACTCAGGAAAGAGAACGGTCGAGGACAGGAAGTGAGTCATCGCAGACTGGGGCCTCGGCCACATCTGGCAGAA ataCACggaggagagagagtgagaagtCTCTAGAAAATGAAACCCTCAATAAAGAAGACGACTGCCACTCTCCGCCCTCCAAACCCCCTAACCCTGACCAGCCTCTGAAGGTGATGCCGGCCCCTCCACCAAAGGAGAATGCGTGGGTGAAGCGGAGCTCTAACCCTCCTGCTCGATCTCAGAGCTCAGACACAGAGCAGCAGTCCCCTACAAG TGCTGGAGGGAAGGTGACTCTGACTCAGCCCTCTGAGGACGGACCATCACGGAAAG atgaaaataaaatagatgggATGAGTGTCCCAAAGGGCCAAACTGGGAGCTCCAGTCgtggtcctggagaaggaggGAACAAAGACCACTGGAAGGAGTTGGATAG GAAAGATGGCAAAAAAGATCAAGACTCCAGATCTGCACCTGAGCCAAAGAAATCTGAGGAGAATCCAGCCTCT AAGTTCAGTTCTGCAAGCAAGTATGCTGCTCTCTCCGTGGATGgtgaagaagagaatgagggagacgACCACACTGAGTAG